One genomic window of Desulfonauticus submarinus includes the following:
- a CDS encoding HigA family addiction module antitoxin: MVRIPTHREPTHPGEMLLEEFLKPMGITQKELSKGIKVPYQRINEIINGKRGITPSTALRLAKFLGTSEDFWLNLQLRWDLYRAIKKERSVLKEIKPLKLTHEIAEI, translated from the coding sequence ATGGTAAGAATACCAACGCATAGGGAACCTACTCATCCAGGAGAGATGCTTTTGGAAGAGTTTTTGAAGCCTATGGGTATAACTCAAAAAGAGCTTTCTAAAGGCATAAAAGTGCCATATCAAAGGATAAATGAAATTATAAATGGAAAAAGAGGTATTACACCTAGTACTGCTCTAAGATTGGCTAAATTTTTGGGTACATCTGAAGATTTTTGGCTTAACTTACAGCTTAGATGGGATCTTTACCGAGCAATAAAGAAAGAAAGAAGTGTATTAAAAGAGATTAAGCCATTGAAGTTAACACATGAAATAGCAGAGATTTAA
- the gcvPB gene encoding aminomethyl-transferring glycine dehydrogenase subunit GcvPB, giving the protein MQTIFDKSISGRKGVWPDKPKTSVTDHISSTLLRKQKPLLPEVSELDVIRHYTLLSRKNFGVDSNFYPLGSCTMKYNPKFMEEIANLPGFTDLHPLIPQLKTAGLYTQGALEVLYETEQLLCEITGMDAFTLQPLAGAHGELTGVMLIAAYHKHKGNKKTKIIVPDSAHGTNPASAAIAGYKVVSIKSKNGIIDPKALKEVLDEEVAGIMMTCPNTLGLFETHLAEIVELIHSVDGLLYYDGANLNAIMGKMKVGEVGFDVVHLNLHKTFATPHGGGGPGSGPVGVNKKLEPFLPISRVVKLEDGQFYLKYDYPLSIGYVAPFYGNFGVILKAYAYILRLGREGLTRVSEHAVLAANYLRKKLENYLEIPYNRTCMHEFVASAVKQAKKGVRALDIAKALLDKGHHAPTIYFPLIVKECLMIEPTETESKETLDKFVDDLIEILETADQRPELLLQAPSYTPVNRLDEVKAARQMELVEPCTM; this is encoded by the coding sequence TATAAGGCACTATACCTTGCTTTCTAGAAAAAATTTTGGAGTAGATAGCAACTTTTATCCTCTGGGTTCTTGTACAATGAAATATAATCCTAAATTTATGGAAGAAATTGCCAATTTACCTGGATTTACAGATTTACACCCTTTAATTCCTCAACTCAAAACCGCAGGACTTTATACCCAAGGAGCATTAGAAGTACTTTATGAAACAGAGCAACTTTTATGTGAAATTACAGGAATGGATGCATTTACCTTACAACCTCTTGCAGGAGCCCACGGAGAACTTACTGGTGTAATGTTAATTGCCGCCTATCACAAACACAAAGGAAATAAGAAAACAAAAATAATTGTTCCAGATTCTGCCCATGGTACAAACCCAGCCTCAGCAGCAATTGCAGGATATAAGGTAGTGAGTATAAAATCTAAAAATGGCATCATTGATCCTAAAGCACTTAAAGAGGTCTTAGATGAAGAAGTGGCAGGCATTATGATGACCTGCCCAAATACTTTAGGGCTTTTCGAGACACATTTAGCTGAAATTGTCGAATTAATTCACTCTGTAGATGGACTACTTTACTATGATGGCGCTAACCTAAACGCTATTATGGGCAAAATGAAAGTAGGAGAAGTTGGTTTTGATGTTGTTCATCTCAACCTACACAAAACCTTTGCTACCCCTCATGGAGGAGGAGGACCTGGCTCAGGTCCTGTAGGAGTTAATAAAAAACTAGAACCTTTTTTGCCTATTTCCAGGGTTGTGAAACTAGAAGATGGACAATTTTATTTAAAATATGACTATCCTCTTTCTATAGGCTATGTGGCTCCTTTTTATGGTAATTTTGGAGTAATCTTAAAAGCATATGCCTATATTTTACGTTTAGGTAGAGAAGGACTTACTAGAGTATCTGAACATGCAGTTTTAGCAGCAAATTATTTACGCAAAAAATTAGAAAACTATCTAGAAATCCCCTACAATCGCACCTGTATGCATGAATTTGTTGCTTCAGCAGTAAAACAAGCCAAAAAAGGTGTCCGAGCTTTAGATATTGCTAAGGCTCTTTTGGATAAAGGACATCATGCACCAACTATTTATTTCCCCCTAATAGTAAAAGAATGTCTTATGATAGAGCCAACAGAAACAGAGAGCAAAGAAACACTAGATAAATTTGTAGATGACTTAATAGAAATTTTAGAAACCGCAGATCAACGGCCAGAATTATTACTTCAAGCGCCTAGTTATACTCCTGTTAACCGTTTAGATGAAGTTAAAGCCGCAAGACAAATGGAGTTAGTAGAACCATGTACGATGTAG
- the lpdA gene encoding dihydrolipoyl dehydrogenase, with protein sequence MYDVVIIGAGPGGYQAALEAGKQDLKTALIEEKKLGGTCLNVGCIPTKLFLGATEPIEEIKSLTRIRLGKGHFDLSVSALLKRKKNLISATQKAIAQTLKKFNIDIFQDKGIFENKTTLKLQKQNISLSFKNAIIATGTSERVIPGLEFDGNLILSSSQILELEDIPPTLAIIGSGPIGLELGQYFSRLGSKIMLIEALDRPAPLEDPDISKEIFKHLKKEKWELYFKSKVKKITIKDKRVFIHLENEIIEADKCLVAIGRLPNTKNIGLEKIDIATNKGFIPVDNYLKASKNIFAIGDVNGKAMLAHAAADQGEYVIRLIANKENSPYFPKTIPSCIYGFPEVISVGKKELDLKGQEYNITKVPLISNPIAQAHGLGNGFIKVIWQKKQVVGISAVGFRVSHLITLATIIVNQKWTKAQVREHIFAHPTLDESLKEALLQ encoded by the coding sequence ATGTACGATGTAGTAATTATAGGAGCAGGTCCAGGAGGCTATCAAGCAGCCTTAGAGGCAGGAAAACAAGATTTAAAAACCGCTCTTATTGAAGAAAAAAAATTAGGCGGAACATGTTTAAATGTTGGCTGTATTCCTACTAAGTTATTTTTAGGTGCAACAGAGCCTATAGAAGAAATAAAATCCTTAACTCGTATTCGTTTGGGAAAAGGACATTTTGATTTATCCGTATCTGCTCTTTTAAAGCGAAAAAAAAATCTTATCTCTGCTACTCAAAAAGCTATTGCCCAAACTTTAAAAAAATTTAATATAGATATTTTTCAAGATAAAGGTATCTTTGAGAACAAAACAACTTTAAAACTACAAAAACAAAATATATCTCTCTCTTTTAAAAATGCCATTATTGCTACTGGAACATCAGAAAGAGTTATTCCTGGACTAGAGTTTGACGGTAATCTAATCTTATCTTCTTCCCAGATCTTAGAGTTAGAAGACATTCCTCCAACTCTGGCTATTATTGGCAGTGGACCAATTGGATTAGAACTTGGACAATATTTTAGTCGTCTTGGTTCAAAGATAATGCTTATAGAAGCCTTAGATAGACCAGCTCCTTTAGAAGATCCAGATATAAGTAAAGAAATTTTTAAACATTTAAAAAAAGAAAAATGGGAGTTATATTTTAAAAGTAAAGTAAAAAAAATTACTATTAAAGATAAAAGAGTATTTATACATTTAGAAAATGAAATTATTGAAGCTGATAAATGCCTTGTAGCCATTGGAAGACTTCCTAACACAAAAAACATTGGACTAGAAAAAATAGACATTGCTACTAATAAAGGCTTTATTCCTGTGGATAATTACTTAAAAGCAAGTAAGAATATTTTTGCTATTGGAGATGTAAATGGTAAGGCTATGCTTGCCCATGCAGCTGCAGACCAAGGAGAATATGTAATAAGGCTCATTGCAAACAAGGAAAACTCTCCTTACTTTCCCAAAACAATTCCCAGTTGCATTTATGGCTTTCCAGAAGTGATAAGTGTGGGTAAAAAAGAACTAGACCTTAAGGGACAAGAATATAATATAACTAAAGTTCCTCTTATTTCTAATCCTATTGCCCAGGCACATGGTTTAGGAAATGGTTTTATTAAAGTTATTTGGCAAAAAAAACAAGTGGTAGGCATAAGCGCAGTAGGATTTAGAGTATCTCATTTAATTACTTTGGCCACAATTATAGTAAACCAAAAATGGACTAAAGCCCAAGTAAGAGAGCATATTTTTGCTCATCCAACACTAGATGAAAGTCTAAAAGAAGCACTTTTACAATGA
- a CDS encoding Maf family protein, with product MKRGPFRNKKDIVLASKSPRRQELLSLLGICFYVHPSKFKEPKPFNISPSDYALLLAKKKAEEVAHTFPQAAVLGADTIVVIGDKILGKPKNQSQALEYLTLLRGKIHTVITAVALIEKNTAHTFFVQSKVKIANFSSSVLKNYIATQEPLDKAGAYAVQGIGGFLVEEIQGSYTNVIGLPLTETTKLLIEKQIIVLNQ from the coding sequence ATGAAAAGAGGACCTTTTAGAAACAAAAAGGATATTGTTTTAGCTTCTAAATCTCCAAGACGCCAAGAGCTTTTATCTCTTTTGGGAATTTGTTTTTATGTCCACCCTAGTAAGTTTAAGGAACCTAAACCTTTTAACATCTCTCCAAGTGATTACGCTCTCCTTTTGGCGAAAAAAAAAGCTGAAGAGGTTGCCCATACATTTCCACAAGCAGCAGTGCTAGGGGCAGATACCATTGTAGTAATAGGAGATAAAATTTTAGGTAAACCCAAAAATCAATCACAAGCCTTAGAATACCTTACCCTCTTACGAGGAAAAATTCATACAGTAATCACAGCAGTAGCCTTAATAGAAAAAAATACAGCTCATACTTTTTTTGTTCAAAGCAAAGTTAAAATAGCTAACTTTTCTTCATCTGTCTTAAAAAATTATATTGCAACACAAGAACCTTTGGACAAGGCAGGAGCTTATGCTGTTCAAGGTATAGGAGGTTTTTTAGTAGAAGAAATACAAGGCTCTTATACCAATGTAATTGGACTTCCTCTTACTGAAACAACAAAATTGTTAATAGAAAAACAAATTATTGTTCTCAACCAATAA